From one bacterium genomic stretch:
- a CDS encoding glycosyltransferase family 2 protein, giving the protein MNLRIATSRDLEDPGDRRLFRFFEILPGAVSWLTIALAVFLSWQQPFLIAVFILAFDLYWFFRAVYFSFHLHSSYKKMEEYQKINWLERAKEIPGWESIFHLCLFTVCHEPLEVVRDGFLSLAKSDYPKEKIIVILSAEEKYRKVTEKTIEEISREFGSQFFKFLATWHPQDLPGEIAGKGSNDRWASEKAKEIIDSLKIPYDKIVVSFFDADTCVFPKYFSCLSWHYLKAEKPTRTSFQPIPLFINNIWEAPVFSRTLSLSSTFWNTLCQERPEKLVTFSSHAMSFKTMVEVDFKQPDVVSDDSRIFWLCYLKYGGDYSVQPLFYPVGMDANVSDTLWKTLVSIYKQQRRWAYGADEIPYVFFNFLKNKKISFKKKLSQSLFLFESHWSWATNAFLIFFLGWLPSVLGSERFSQTLIAHNLPHLTSRLMTITMIGILSSIYLSFSLLSMKPKPVRKTKHLIFVLEWLILPLAMIFLWAMPALDAQTKLMFGKSLAPWPTEKARKSS; this is encoded by the coding sequence ATGAATCTTAGAATCGCTACCTCCCGCGATTTAGAAGACCCTGGAGACAGACGGCTTTTTCGCTTTTTTGAGATCTTGCCCGGAGCCGTTTCCTGGCTGACTATTGCCTTGGCTGTTTTTCTCTCTTGGCAGCAACCCTTTCTAATCGCCGTTTTTATTCTCGCCTTTGATCTTTACTGGTTTTTCAGAGCAGTCTATTTTTCTTTTCATTTGCATTCAAGCTACAAAAAAATGGAAGAATACCAGAAGATAAACTGGCTGGAAAGGGCAAAAGAAATACCGGGTTGGGAAAGCATCTTCCACCTTTGCCTTTTTACTGTTTGCCACGAGCCCCTGGAAGTGGTCAGGGATGGGTTTTTATCCTTGGCAAAGAGCGATTATCCAAAGGAAAAAATCATTGTCATCCTTTCTGCTGAAGAAAAATACCGCAAAGTCACTGAAAAAACAATCGAGGAAATCTCTAGAGAATTTGGCAGCCAGTTTTTTAAGTTTTTGGCAACCTGGCATCCTCAAGACCTGCCTGGAGAAATTGCCGGCAAGGGCTCTAATGATCGCTGGGCCTCTGAAAAAGCCAAAGAGATTATAGATAGTTTAAAAATCCCTTATGACAAGATTGTTGTTTCTTTCTTTGACGCCGACACCTGCGTCTTTCCCAAATACTTCAGCTGTCTCAGTTGGCATTATTTGAAAGCGGAAAAGCCGACGAGAACGAGCTTTCAACCCATTCCCCTTTTCATCAATAATATCTGGGAAGCTCCTGTTTTTTCCAGGACACTTTCTCTTTCTTCAACTTTTTGGAATACCTTGTGCCAGGAGAGACCGGAGAAACTGGTCACTTTTTCTTCGCACGCCATGAGCTTTAAGACCATGGTTGAAGTTGATTTCAAGCAGCCAGACGTTGTTTCTGACGACTCGAGGATCTTCTGGCTTTGCTATTTAAAATACGGCGGCGATTATTCTGTCCAGCCGCTTTTCTATCCCGTGGGCATGGACGCCAATGTTTCTGATACTCTTTGGAAGACTCTTGTCAGCATTTACAAACAGCAGAGGCGGTGGGCTTACGGCGCGGATGAGATTCCTTACGTCTTTTTCAATTTTCTCAAAAACAAAAAGATATCTTTTAAGAAAAAGCTTTCCCAAAGCCTTTTTCTTTTTGAATCTCACTGGTCTTGGGCGACCAACGCTTTTTTGATTTTCTTTTTAGGTTGGCTGCCTTCGGTTTTGGGAAGCGAAAGGTTTTCCCAGACTTTGATTGCGCACAACCTTCCCCATCTCACTTCAAGACTGATGACAATTACCATGATCGGAATTTTGAGCTCAATCTATCTCAGCTTTTCTTTGCTTTCAATGAAACCAAAGCCAGTCAGGAAAACAAAACACCTAATTTTCGTTTTAGAGTGGCTAATCCTGCCTTTGGCAATGATTTTCTTGTGGGCTATGCCTGCTCTTGACGCCCAAACAAAGCTGATGTTCGGAAAATCCCTCGCTCCCTGGCCGACCGAAAAAGCCAGAAAATCATCCTAG